The Fusobacterium necrophorum subsp. necrophorum genome has a window encoding:
- a CDS encoding glycogen/starch/alpha-glucan phosphorylase, with protein sequence MLFEKTVWKERLEERLLVKFGTTLEEASSFEIYQALGDTIMEKIAKDWYDTKKKYEREKQAFYLSSEFLMGRAMGNNLINLGIQEEVIALLKELGIDYNQVEEEEEDAALGNGGLGRLAACFMDSLATLSLPGQGYSIRYKNGIFNQYLRDGYQVEKPETWLRYGDVWSVARPEDEVIVNFGNTSVRALPYDMPIIGYGTKNINTLRLWEAHAIQDLDLGIFNQQDYLHATQEKTLAEDISRVLYPNDSTDEGKKLRLRQQYFFVSASLQDIMKKFKKIHGREFEKIPEYIAIQLNDTHPVIAIPELMRLLVDIEGVKWEEAWEIVKKTFSYTNHTILAEALEKWWIGLYQEVVPRIFQITEGIHNQFRAELSQLYPNDMGKQNRMSIIQGNMIHMAWLAIYGSHKVNGVAELHTEILKGRELRDWYELYPDKFLNKTNGITQRRWLLKSNPQLASYITELIGDAWITDLSELKKLEEYLEDDSVLEKILAIKQEKKEELVKYLRETQGIDINPQSIFDVQVKRMHEYKRQLLNILQVYDLYYYLKENPNVDFTPTTYIYGAKAAPGYKVAKGIIRLINDVAQIINGDTEVNDRLKVVFVENYRVSVAEKLFPAADISEQISTAGKEASGTGNMKFMLNGALTIGTLDGANVEIVKEAGEENEYIFGMRVEDIDSLQKRGYDPRMPYNNITGLKRVVDALIDGHLNDLGSGIYREIHSLLMERGDQYYVLEDFEDYRKKQRKINRDYQDRRAWAKKMLKNIANAGKFSSDRTIMEYAKEIWGIHEVR encoded by the coding sequence ATGTTATTTGAAAAAACAGTATGGAAGGAAAGATTAGAGGAAAGGCTTCTTGTGAAGTTCGGTACAACATTGGAAGAGGCAAGCTCTTTTGAAATATATCAGGCTTTGGGAGATACCATTATGGAGAAAATTGCAAAGGACTGGTATGATACGAAAAAAAAATATGAAAGAGAGAAACAGGCTTTTTATTTATCTTCCGAATTTCTAATGGGAAGAGCGATGGGAAACAATTTAATCAATTTGGGAATTCAGGAAGAAGTCATCGCCTTACTGAAGGAATTGGGGATTGATTACAATCAGGTGGAGGAAGAAGAAGAAGATGCCGCTTTAGGAAATGGAGGGCTTGGACGATTGGCAGCCTGCTTTATGGATTCCTTGGCAACTTTAAGTTTACCGGGACAAGGTTATTCCATTCGATATAAGAATGGGATTTTTAACCAATATTTAAGAGACGGCTATCAAGTGGAAAAACCGGAAACTTGGTTACGATATGGGGATGTATGGTCTGTAGCTCGCCCGGAAGATGAAGTCATTGTGAATTTTGGGAATACTTCCGTAAGAGCACTTCCTTATGATATGCCAATCATAGGATATGGAACTAAAAATATCAACACACTTCGTTTGTGGGAGGCTCATGCCATTCAAGATTTGGATTTGGGAATCTTCAATCAACAGGATTATTTGCATGCAACACAGGAAAAAACCTTAGCAGAAGATATTTCCAGAGTATTGTATCCAAACGACTCGACAGATGAGGGAAAAAAATTAAGATTGCGACAACAGTATTTCTTTGTTTCCGCTTCCTTACAGGATATTATGAAAAAATTTAAAAAAATACATGGAAGAGAATTTGAAAAGATTCCTGAATATATTGCCATTCAATTAAATGACACTCATCCTGTCATTGCTATTCCCGAATTGATGAGATTGTTGGTGGACATTGAAGGAGTCAAATGGGAAGAGGCCTGGGAAATTGTGAAGAAAACATTCTCTTATACCAATCACACAATTTTAGCGGAAGCATTAGAAAAATGGTGGATTGGTTTATATCAGGAAGTCGTGCCGAGAATTTTTCAAATTACTGAGGGGATTCATAATCAATTTCGAGCAGAGTTATCACAACTATATCCGAATGATATGGGGAAACAAAATAGAATGTCCATTATTCAAGGAAATATGATTCATATGGCATGGTTGGCAATTTATGGAAGTCATAAGGTCAACGGTGTAGCGGAATTGCATACGGAAATTTTAAAAGGACGAGAACTGCGAGATTGGTATGAACTGTATCCTGATAAATTTTTGAATAAAACAAATGGAATTACACAGAGACGTTGGTTGTTAAAATCAAATCCTCAGCTGGCTTCCTATATCACAGAGTTGATTGGGGATGCTTGGATTACGGATTTATCAGAATTGAAGAAATTGGAAGAATATTTGGAAGATGATTCGGTCTTGGAGAAAATTTTAGCAATCAAACAAGAAAAAAAAGAAGAATTGGTAAAATATTTAAGAGAAACACAAGGAATAGATATCAACCCTCAGTCTATTTTTGATGTACAAGTAAAGAGAATGCATGAGTATAAAAGACAACTTTTAAATATTTTGCAGGTCTATGATTTGTATTATTACTTAAAAGAAAATCCGAATGTGGATTTTACTCCGACAACTTATATTTATGGAGCAAAAGCGGCACCCGGATACAAGGTGGCAAAGGGAATTATTCGATTGATCAATGATGTGGCTCAGATTATCAATGGCGATACGGAGGTCAATGACAGATTAAAAGTAGTCTTTGTGGAAAATTATCGGGTGAGCGTGGCGGAAAAATTATTCCCGGCAGCCGATATTTCGGAGCAGATTTCGACGGCAGGGAAAGAAGCTTCCGGAACAGGAAATATGAAATTTATGTTAAATGGAGCTTTGACGATTGGAACCTTGGACGGAGCCAATGTGGAAATTGTAAAAGAAGCAGGGGAAGAAAATGAGTATATCTTCGGAATGCGAGTGGAAGATATTGACAGTTTACAAAAAAGAGGATATGACCCGAGAATGCCGTATAATAATATAACAGGATTGAAACGAGTTGTGGATGCTCTGATCGATGGTCATTTGAATGATTTGGGAAGTGGAATTTATCGAGAAATCCATTCTTTATTGATGGAAAGAGGAGACCAATACTATGTATTGGAAGATTTTGAAGATTATCGAAAAAAGCAACGAAAGATTAATCGGGATTACCAAGATCGAAGAGCATGGGCAAAGAAAATGTTGAAGAACATTGCCAATGCCGGAAAATTTTCTTCGGATAGAACGATTATGGAATATGCAAAAGAAATTTGGGGGATACATGAAGTGAGGTGA
- the glgB gene encoding 1,4-alpha-glucan branching protein GlgB: protein MAGQTDRYLFHRGEHRQVYGYLGAHPSRTSTIFRLWAPNAKSVAVVGDFNAWSPRDCDYCSKVNAEGIWEIEIPKVKKGFLYKYQIETSWGEKILKADPYAFSSELRPNTASVVKGVPKFRWGDKRWLNKREIGYQKAVNIYEVHLGSWKKQQDGSFYNYREIAKLLVDYLTDMKYTHIELMPLVEHPLDASWGYQGVGYYSVTSRYGSAEDFMYFVNYLHQHGIGVILDWVPGHFCKDAHGLYRFDGGACYEYEDAVLGENEWGSANFNVARNEVRSFLVSNLYFWLKEFHIDGIRMDAISNMLYYTRENEVYENKTSIAFLQYLNQTVHEEYPTVMLIAEDSSAFPLVTKYSMDGGLGFDGKWNMGWMNDTLKYMEIDPFFRKNHHGKLTFSFMYAFSENFILALSHDEVVHGKKSILNKMPGYYEDKLNHVKTLFSYQMAHPGKKLNFMGNEFAQGLEWRFYEELEWQVLAENKGCQNIQRYTRALNAMYAKEKALWYDGQDGFEWIEHENIEENMLVFLRKTPDMSELLIAVFNFSGKNQEKYKIGVPLPGKYECILNSNETKFGGYRLGKKISYKSIDSSWNYREQHIEVDIAGNSALFLKYRKGK, encoded by the coding sequence ATGGCAGGACAAACAGATCGTTATTTATTTCATCGGGGAGAACATAGACAGGTTTATGGATATTTAGGGGCTCATCCAAGCAGAACTTCGACTATTTTTCGTCTATGGGCTCCCAATGCGAAATCCGTGGCTGTTGTTGGAGATTTTAATGCATGGTCGCCAAGAGATTGTGACTATTGTAGCAAGGTCAATGCTGAGGGAATTTGGGAAATAGAAATTCCAAAGGTCAAAAAAGGATTTTTGTATAAGTATCAAATTGAAACTTCATGGGGAGAAAAAATATTAAAGGCGGATCCCTATGCCTTTTCCTCTGAACTTCGACCGAATACCGCTTCTGTTGTAAAGGGAGTTCCCAAATTTCGTTGGGGAGACAAACGTTGGTTAAACAAAAGAGAAATAGGCTATCAAAAGGCTGTAAATATTTATGAAGTACATCTGGGTTCTTGGAAAAAACAGCAGGACGGAAGTTTTTATAATTATCGGGAAATTGCAAAACTCCTGGTTGATTATTTGACGGACATGAAGTATACTCATATTGAACTCATGCCTTTGGTAGAACATCCTTTGGACGCTTCTTGGGGATATCAGGGAGTGGGGTATTATTCCGTTACAAGTCGCTATGGAAGTGCGGAAGATTTTATGTATTTTGTAAATTATTTACACCAACATGGAATTGGAGTTATTTTAGATTGGGTTCCCGGACATTTTTGCAAAGATGCTCACGGTTTGTATCGTTTTGACGGAGGAGCCTGCTACGAATATGAAGATGCTGTATTGGGAGAGAATGAATGGGGAAGTGCCAATTTTAATGTGGCAAGGAATGAAGTCCGAAGTTTTTTAGTTTCCAATCTGTATTTTTGGTTAAAGGAGTTTCATATTGACGGAATTCGAATGGATGCCATTTCCAATATGCTCTATTACACAAGAGAAAATGAAGTATATGAAAATAAAACTTCCATTGCTTTTTTACAATATTTAAATCAAACGGTACATGAAGAATATCCGACTGTTATGTTAATTGCTGAAGATTCTTCGGCGTTTCCATTGGTTACGAAATATTCCATGGACGGAGGTTTAGGTTTTGACGGAAAATGGAATATGGGTTGGATGAATGACACTTTAAAATATATGGAAATCGATCCTTTCTTCCGAAAAAATCATCATGGAAAATTGACTTTTTCTTTTATGTATGCCTTTTCTGAAAATTTCATTTTAGCCTTATCTCATGACGAGGTAGTGCATGGGAAAAAATCTATCTTAAATAAAATGCCGGGATACTATGAAGATAAGTTGAACCATGTGAAAACTTTATTTTCTTACCAAATGGCTCATCCGGGAAAAAAATTGAATTTTATGGGAAATGAATTTGCTCAAGGTTTGGAGTGGAGATTCTATGAAGAATTGGAATGGCAGGTGTTGGCAGAAAATAAAGGTTGTCAAAACATTCAAAGATATACAAGAGCTTTGAACGCTATGTATGCAAAGGAAAAAGCTTTGTGGTATGACGGTCAAGACGGTTTTGAATGGATAGAACATGAAAACATCGAGGAAAATATGTTGGTTTTTTTAAGAAAAACTCCGGATATGAGCGAGTTGCTGATTGCGGTCTTTAATTTTTCAGGAAAAAATCAGGAAAAATATAAAATAGGAGTTCCTTTGCCAGGAAAGTATGAGTGTATTTTAAATAGTAATGAAACAAAATTTGGAGGCTATCGTCTCGGAAAAAAGATAAGCTACAAGAGTATTGACAGCTCATGGAATTATCGAGAGCAACATATTGAAGTAGATATTGCCGGAAATTCGGCTTTATTTTTAAAATATCGAAAAGGGAAATAA
- a CDS encoding glucose-1-phosphate adenylyltransferase, producing the protein MKKKRIIAMILAGGQGSRLKDLTERIAKPAVSFGGKYRIIDFTLTNCSHSGIDTVGILTQYEPHVLNNHIGRGSPWDLDRMDGGVTVLQPHTKKNDENGWYKGTANAIYRNINFIEEYDPEYVLILSGDHIYKMDYDKMLKYHIQKEADATIGVFEVPLSDAPSFGIMNTYEDMTIYEFEEKPKEPKSTLASMGIYIFKWKVLKSYLEKDEKDKKSSNDFGKNIIPNMLHDGKKLVAYPFEGYWRDVGTIQSFWDAHMDLLQEDNELDLFDKSWRINTRQGIYTPSYVTPEAKIQNTLLDKGCLVEGEVKHSVIFSGVKIGKNSKVIDSIIMADTEIGDNVIIQKAIVANDVKVLDNTVIGDGKDIVVIGEKRVVKSEPVK; encoded by the coding sequence ATGAAAAAGAAAAGAATCATTGCTATGATACTGGCTGGAGGTCAAGGAAGTCGATTGAAAGACTTGACGGAGCGAATTGCAAAACCGGCGGTATCCTTTGGAGGAAAATATCGAATTATTGATTTCACATTGACCAATTGTTCTCACTCCGGAATTGATACTGTGGGAATTTTGACACAATATGAACCTCATGTTTTGAACAATCATATTGGAAGAGGATCACCTTGGGATTTAGATCGAATGGATGGCGGTGTTACAGTTCTTCAACCCCATACGAAGAAAAATGATGAAAATGGTTGGTACAAAGGAACTGCAAATGCGATTTATCGAAATATTAACTTCATTGAAGAATATGATCCGGAATATGTTTTAATTCTATCCGGAGACCATATCTATAAGATGGATTATGACAAAATGTTAAAATATCATATCCAAAAGGAAGCGGATGCTACGATTGGAGTATTTGAAGTTCCTTTATCCGATGCCCCAAGTTTTGGAATTATGAATACATATGAGGATATGACCATTTATGAATTTGAAGAAAAACCGAAAGAGCCGAAAAGTACCCTAGCTTCTATGGGAATCTATATTTTTAAATGGAAAGTTTTAAAATCCTATTTGGAAAAAGATGAGAAAGATAAGAAGTCCAGCAATGACTTTGGAAAAAATATTATCCCGAATATGTTGCATGATGGAAAGAAGCTGGTAGCATATCCGTTTGAAGGTTATTGGAGAGATGTGGGAACCATTCAAAGTTTCTGGGATGCCCATATGGACTTGTTACAAGAAGATAATGAATTGGACTTGTTTGATAAATCTTGGAGAATTAATACAAGACAAGGAATTTATACACCTTCTTATGTAACACCGGAAGCAAAAATCCAGAATACTTTATTGGATAAAGGATGTTTGGTGGAGGGAGAAGTCAAACATTCGGTTATTTTTTCAGGAGTAAAGATTGGGAAAAATTCTAAAGTCATAGATTCTATCATCATGGCGGACACGGAAATCGGAGATAATGTCATTATTCAAAAAGCGATCGTGGCAAATGATGTGAAAGTTTTAGATAATACTGTCATTGGAGATGGAAAAGACATTGTTGTTATTGGAGAAAAAAGAGTCGTAAAAAGTGAACCGGTAAAGTAG
- the glgD gene encoding glucose-1-phosphate adenylyltransferase subunit GlgD: MVKNYMAIIYVGEGNENISPLTKARSLASIPVGGSYRIIDFALSNVVNAGIRNVGLFCGNEELNSLTDHIGNGFAWDLARKKDGIFIFKQMMDNHSSSGRSRIHKNMEYFFRSSQEKVIVLNSHMVCNLDVNDLIEKHEASGKEITMVYKKVKDAHEHFNHCSSVKIDEKNRVLGIGQNLFFHEEENISVDAFVISKELVLKLLIDSIQEGDYNTLPELVAKKLPSLNVNAYEFTGYLQCINSTREYFDFNMKILQKDIREDVFGVVSGRNILTKVKDTPPSLFKSTALVENSLISNGCIIEGTVKNSILSRGAVVEKGVVLEDCVILQDCHIRKGAVLKNVIVDKNNVIHEHEKLSASKDYPLVIEKSMTWDSKQYQNLMKYIKKR, encoded by the coding sequence ATGGTTAAAAATTATATGGCGATTATTTATGTAGGAGAGGGAAATGAAAATATCAGTCCTTTAACGAAAGCAAGATCTCTAGCTTCGATTCCGGTAGGGGGATCGTATCGGATTATTGACTTCGCCTTATCCAATGTTGTCAATGCGGGAATTCGAAATGTCGGATTGTTTTGTGGGAATGAGGAGTTGAATTCTTTAACCGATCATATTGGAAATGGCTTTGCTTGGGATTTGGCAAGAAAAAAAGACGGAATTTTCATTTTTAAACAGATGATGGACAATCATTCCAGCTCGGGAAGATCCAGAATTCATAAAAATATGGAATATTTTTTCAGAAGCAGTCAAGAAAAAGTAATTGTTTTAAACAGTCATATGGTATGTAATTTGGATGTCAATGATTTGATTGAGAAGCATGAAGCTTCCGGAAAAGAAATTACCATGGTGTATAAGAAAGTGAAGGATGCTCACGAACATTTTAATCATTGCTCTTCTGTTAAAATAGATGAAAAGAATCGTGTGCTTGGAATTGGACAAAATCTATTTTTTCATGAAGAGGAAAATATTTCCGTAGATGCCTTTGTTATCAGCAAAGAATTGGTATTAAAATTATTAATAGACAGTATTCAAGAGGGCGATTACAATACTTTACCGGAATTAGTAGCTAAAAAATTACCGTCGTTGAATGTGAATGCCTATGAATTTACAGGCTATTTGCAATGTATCAATTCCACAAGGGAATACTTTGATTTTAATATGAAAATTTTGCAAAAAGACATTCGGGAAGATGTCTTTGGAGTTGTATCCGGAAGAAATATTTTGACAAAAGTGAAAGATACTCCTCCAAGTTTGTTTAAAAGTACGGCTCTTGTTGAAAATTCCTTGATCTCAAATGGATGTATCATAGAGGGGACTGTAAAAAACAGCATTCTTTCCAGAGGAGCGGTGGTAGAAAAAGGAGTGGTTTTGGAAGACTGTGTCATCTTACAAGATTGTCATATTCGAAAGGGAGCCGTTCTTAAAAATGTGATTGTGGATAAGAATAATGTGATTCATGAACATGAAAAATTGTCCGCTTCCAAAGATTATCCCCTTGTTATTGAAAAAAGTATGACTTGGGATAGTAAACAATATCAAAATTTAATGAAGTATATTAAGAAAAGATAG
- a CDS encoding glycogen/starch synthase: protein MKILFATAEAFPFIKTGGLGDVAYSLPKALHKEDIDIRVILPKYSKIKSELLKKQQHIGHKKIWVAHHNEYVGVETVLYKGIPYYFIDNERYFKRNNIYGEFDDCERFLFFAKAVVETMDITGFTPDIIHCNDWQTGLIPIYLKERGKQDIKTIFTIHNLRFQGFFFNNVIESLLEIDRYKYYHEEGIKYYDMISFLKAGVVYSDYITTVSESYAEEIKTPELGEGLHGLFQKLEYRLSGVVNGIDKSSYPLPKKSKEDLKTALQKRLGLKVEKDIPLIAMITRLDSQKGIDFVIEKMDEIMSMGVQFILLGTGEDRYENFFRWKESQYPGYLCSYIGFDSDLSLEIYQGADLFLMPSVYEPCGLAQMIAMRYGCVPVVRETGGLRDTVTPYNEYTGEGDGFGFRELNANDMMKTLHYAIRTYHNPKEWHILVENAKKRKNSWKESAKKYQVIYQKVLGRFHEVEVIKNKKKK, encoded by the coding sequence ATGAAAATTCTTTTTGCAACGGCAGAAGCTTTTCCTTTTATAAAAACCGGAGGTTTGGGGGATGTTGCCTACTCTTTACCGAAAGCGTTACACAAAGAAGACATCGATATTCGAGTCATTCTTCCGAAATATAGTAAAATCAAATCGGAACTCCTGAAAAAACAACAACATATCGGTCATAAGAAAATCTGGGTAGCTCACCACAATGAATATGTAGGAGTGGAAACGGTTCTTTATAAAGGAATACCATACTATTTTATAGACAATGAACGATATTTCAAGAGAAATAATATCTATGGGGAGTTTGATGATTGTGAAAGATTTCTGTTTTTCGCAAAAGCGGTTGTAGAAACCATGGATATAACAGGTTTTACTCCTGATATTATTCACTGCAATGACTGGCAGACAGGACTGATTCCTATTTATTTAAAAGAGCGTGGAAAACAGGATATCAAGACGATCTTTACCATTCATAATCTTCGATTTCAAGGTTTTTTCTTCAATAACGTGATTGAAAGCTTATTGGAAATTGATCGTTATAAATATTATCATGAGGAAGGGATTAAATACTATGATATGATTTCTTTCTTAAAGGCCGGAGTCGTTTATTCCGACTACATTACCACAGTCAGTGAAAGCTATGCGGAAGAAATTAAAACTCCTGAATTGGGAGAAGGCCTACATGGATTGTTCCAAAAATTGGAGTATCGATTGTCCGGAGTGGTGAATGGAATTGACAAGAGCTCCTATCCTCTACCGAAAAAATCAAAAGAAGATTTGAAAACAGCTTTACAGAAACGACTCGGTTTAAAAGTGGAAAAAGATATTCCTTTGATTGCTATGATCACTCGCTTGGACAGTCAAAAAGGAATTGATTTTGTCATTGAAAAAATGGATGAAATCATGTCAATGGGAGTTCAGTTTATTTTGTTGGGAACGGGAGAAGATCGCTATGAAAACTTTTTCCGCTGGAAAGAAAGTCAATATCCGGGCTATCTTTGTTCCTATATTGGATTTGACTCCGATTTGTCTTTGGAAATCTATCAGGGAGCCGACTTATTTTTAATGCCGTCCGTGTATGAACCGTGCGGTCTTGCTCAAATGATTGCGATGAGATATGGATGTGTTCCTGTGGTGCGAGAAACAGGAGGACTTCGGGATACGGTCACTCCGTATAATGAATATACGGGGGAAGGAGACGGATTCGGTTTCCGGGAATTGAATGCGAATGATATGATGAAAACTTTACACTATGCAATTCGAACCTACCATAATCCGAAAGAATGGCATATTTTAGTGGAAAACGCAAAGAAGAGAAAAAATTCATGGAAGGAATCTGCGAAAAAATATCAAGTAATTTATCAAAAGGTACTGGGAAGATTCCATGAAGTAGAAGTGATTAAGAATAAGAAGAAAAAATAA
- a CDS encoding DeoR/GlpR family DNA-binding transcription regulator — MLGIERQNYIIRLLEEKKFLRLSELVEQLRASEATIRRDLNTLERKGRLLRVHGGAKLLSKLIHEKGMSEKKMLHLQEKQKIAKLASKYLEDGQKIYLDAGSTVEALIPYLEEKKDIEIVTNGYSHLSHLLGKGIPTYLIAGRVKEKTQSLVGARAVLSLRDFYFDIAFLGANSMNEETFMTPDPEEAIVKEAVVRRANKSYILADSSKWGQEPGIVFAGKEDVILITEEEGK, encoded by the coding sequence ATGTTAGGAATAGAAAGACAAAATTATATCATACGACTATTGGAAGAAAAGAAATTTTTACGACTCAGTGAACTTGTGGAGCAACTACGTGCTTCCGAAGCTACGATTCGTCGAGATTTGAATACTTTAGAAAGAAAAGGGAGACTGCTTCGAGTTCATGGAGGAGCAAAACTTCTTTCCAAGCTCATACATGAAAAAGGAATGTCGGAGAAAAAAATGTTACATTTGCAGGAAAAACAGAAAATTGCAAAACTTGCTTCCAAGTATCTGGAAGATGGACAAAAAATCTACTTGGATGCAGGAAGCACTGTGGAAGCACTGATTCCTTATTTAGAAGAAAAAAAGGACATTGAAATTGTGACGAACGGATATTCACATCTTTCTCATTTATTAGGAAAGGGGATTCCTACTTATCTAATTGCAGGAAGAGTAAAGGAAAAAACGCAGTCTTTGGTGGGAGCCAGAGCCGTTTTATCTTTACGAGATTTTTATTTCGACATTGCTTTTTTAGGAGCAAATTCTATGAATGAAGAGACTTTTATGACTCCGGATCCGGAAGAAGCCATTGTCAAAGAAGCCGTCGTCAGAAGAGCAAATAAAAGCTATATATTGGCGGACAGCTCAAAGTGGGGGCAAGAACCGGGGATTGTTTTTGCAGGAAAAGAAGATGTTATTCTAATTACAGAGGAGGAGGGAAAATGA
- the pfkB gene encoding 1-phosphofructokinase, which produces MIYTVTLNPAIDYYIELEEFQEQELNNCENSYTIMGGKGINVSKVLDNFGIKTLALGFIGGFTGDYIKKDFCLAKMKEQFTELKENTRINVKMKTKVGESEIAGKAPNISEEDLKRFYKTLEQIKEGDLLVLSGSVPKSLSDEIYAELIARVPKGVRIILDARGKAFAKALEKGVYFTKPNRKELEEYFERELPSLEELVAAAKELQKRGSKYVIVSRGGEGSFCVTEDKVLIGNAPKGKLISSVGAGDSMVAGILYALEKGCSIEEAYSYGIAAGSATAFSEGLTNLQDMEKIKEKVIIEEYQGK; this is translated from the coding sequence ATGATTTACACGGTAACCTTAAATCCGGCGATTGATTATTACATTGAATTGGAAGAGTTTCAGGAACAAGAGTTAAACAATTGTGAAAATTCTTATACCATTATGGGGGGAAAAGGAATCAATGTATCCAAAGTTTTGGACAATTTTGGGATAAAAACATTGGCACTCGGTTTTATAGGCGGATTTACCGGCGATTATATTAAAAAGGATTTTTGTCTTGCCAAGATGAAAGAACAGTTTACCGAATTGAAAGAAAATACAAGAATCAACGTTAAAATGAAGACGAAAGTCGGGGAAAGTGAAATTGCGGGAAAGGCTCCCAATATTTCAGAAGAAGATTTAAAAAGATTTTATAAGACATTGGAACAAATCAAAGAGGGAGATCTTTTAGTATTGTCCGGCAGTGTTCCGAAGAGCTTATCGGATGAGATTTATGCGGAACTGATTGCAAGAGTTCCCAAAGGAGTTCGGATTATTTTGGATGCGAGAGGTAAAGCCTTTGCAAAAGCTTTGGAAAAGGGAGTTTATTTTACAAAGCCGAATCGGAAAGAATTGGAAGAATATTTTGAACGAGAGCTTCCTAGCTTAGAAGAACTTGTGGCAGCAGCAAAGGAACTACAAAAACGAGGAAGTAAATATGTCATTGTATCTCGAGGAGGAGAGGGATCTTTTTGTGTCACGGAGGATAAAGTTCTTATCGGAAACGCACCGAAGGGAAAGTTAATTTCTTCCGTGGGAGCAGGAGATTCTATGGTAGCTGGAATTCTTTATGCTTTAGAAAAGGGATGCAGTATAGAAGAAGCTTATTCGTATGGAATTGCTGCAGGAAGTGCCACCGCTTTTTCCGAGGGATTGACAAATTTACAGGATATGGAAAAGATAAAAGAAAAAGTAATCATAGAGGAATATCAAGGAAAATAG